One window of Aerococcus tenax genomic DNA carries:
- the purF gene encoding amidophosphoribosyltransferase encodes MTTYIDQENYDLPHEECGLIGIWNHPDAARLSFYGLMALQHRGQEGAGITSLKETGRMQEYRGLGLVSEVFSNQDQFDKLAGQAALGHVRYATAGDHSLNNIQPFLFHFSDRDLALAHNGNLVNGQSLKEELEEQGAIFRSTSDSEVLMHLIRRSKATNFKDQLKEALGQIKGGFTYILLTNKGLVGACDPNGFRPLVVGQLDNGAYVMASESCALDQIGAKTLFDVEAGQVVYITDEGIEREFYTENRHQAICSMEYIYFARPDSNIQHVNVHTARKRCGEILAQESPAEGADMVVGVPNSSLSAAMGYAEAAGLANEMGLVKNQYVGRTFIQPSQAEREQGVRMKLSAVRKVVSGKSVVMIDDSIVRGTTSKRIVALLREAGAREVHVRIACPPLKFPCFYGIDISNTRELIAAQNSVEEICQLIGADSLAFLSQKGLIKGIDLQGPGKYQGLCMAYFNGDYPTELYDYEKEYLESLQEEEVNYD; translated from the coding sequence GTGACCACCTATATTGACCAGGAAAACTATGACCTTCCCCATGAAGAGTGTGGTCTGATTGGTATCTGGAACCATCCTGATGCTGCTCGGCTTAGCTTTTATGGTTTGATGGCCCTCCAACACCGTGGCCAAGAAGGTGCCGGAATCACTAGTCTCAAAGAGACAGGTCGGATGCAAGAATACCGCGGTTTAGGCCTAGTCAGTGAGGTCTTTTCTAATCAAGACCAATTCGATAAGCTTGCTGGGCAAGCTGCCTTAGGCCATGTGCGTTATGCGACAGCTGGCGACCATTCATTGAATAATATTCAACCCTTCCTATTCCACTTTTCGGACCGTGACCTGGCTCTAGCCCATAACGGTAACCTGGTCAATGGTCAATCTTTAAAGGAAGAATTAGAAGAACAAGGAGCTATTTTTCGCTCGACTTCAGATAGTGAAGTGCTCATGCACTTAATTCGCCGCAGCAAGGCGACTAATTTTAAGGACCAACTTAAAGAAGCCTTAGGACAGATAAAGGGTGGCTTTACTTATATCTTGTTAACCAATAAGGGACTGGTAGGAGCTTGCGATCCCAATGGTTTTCGGCCCCTAGTAGTCGGCCAGTTAGACAATGGGGCCTACGTGATGGCTTCAGAATCTTGCGCTTTAGACCAAATTGGAGCTAAAACCTTATTTGACGTCGAAGCCGGACAAGTCGTGTATATCACGGATGAGGGCATTGAGCGCGAATTCTATACAGAAAACCGTCACCAAGCCATTTGTTCTATGGAGTATATTTACTTCGCCCGCCCTGATTCCAATATCCAACATGTCAATGTCCATACCGCTCGTAAGCGTTGTGGGGAAATCTTAGCCCAGGAAAGTCCTGCTGAAGGAGCCGATATGGTGGTTGGAGTCCCTAATTCCTCTCTGTCAGCAGCCATGGGCTATGCAGAGGCTGCTGGCTTAGCCAATGAAATGGGTCTGGTAAAGAACCAGTATGTTGGTCGTACCTTTATCCAACCCAGTCAGGCTGAAAGAGAACAAGGGGTACGGATGAAGTTGTCGGCTGTCCGCAAGGTTGTGTCTGGTAAGAGTGTAGTCATGATTGATGATTCCATTGTCCGGGGAACGACTTCTAAGCGGATTGTGGCCCTCTTACGTGAAGCGGGTGCCCGAGAGGTCCATGTCCGGATTGCTTGTCCACCGTTAAAGTTCCCCTGTTTTTACGGCATTGATATTTCTAATACCCGCGAATTGATTGCTGCCCAAAATTCAGTTGAAGAAATTTGTCAATTGATTGGGGCTGATTCCTTGGCCTTCCTCAGTCAGAAAGGTCTGATTAAGGGCATCGATTTACAAGGGCCTGGCAAGTATCAAGGCCTATGTATGGCTTATTTTAATGGCGATTACCCCACTGAATTATATGACTATGAAAAAGAATACCTAGAATCTTTGCAGGAAGAGGAGGTTAACTATGACTAA
- the purL gene encoding phosphoribosylformylglycinamidine synthase subunit PurL: MTDKEYEMVVDILGRLPNYTETGLFAVMWSEHCSYKNTKPVLRKFPSQGPQVLQGPGEGAGIIDIGDGQAVVFKAESHNHPSAVEPYEGAATGVGGIIRDIFSMGARPIALLDSLRFGPLSHQRTKYLFHEIIKGIAGYGNCIGIPTVGGEIAFDDCYQGNPLVNVMCVGLMDQKDIQKGQAAGVGNTIIYVGAKTGRDGIHGATFASAEFNDEEESQRSAVQVGDPFMEKLLLEACLEVIQNCPDELVGIQDMGAAGLVSSSSEMASKAGTGLVLDLDQVPQREKGMTPYEMMLSESQERMLLCVKAGQEEKIKAIFDKYQLEAVVIGRVTDDRRYRLFHKGELVADVPVNALAEDAPEYEHAVIKPDYYQDQAQDQYQAQEENASRILQGLLQQATIASKTKVYQTYDSMVRTSTVLGPGSDAAVVRIRGTQKALAMTTDCNARYLRLNPERGGQLAVAEAARNIVASGGQPLAITDCLNFGNPDDPDIFYEIATAAQGISEACRLLNTPVISGNVSLNNESNGQAIYPTPVIGMVGLIKDLNHVTSQDFKHVGDLIYLLGEIRPDFNGSELQVMETGQVSGALLDFDLDQEKANQAAVLEAIQAGYLASAHDISEGGLGVALAESCFGKNLGIKAKWDREAVDLFAESPSCFVLSVKPEKQADFEASCQAKLTLLGQVTDEDQFYFEAKDQSIDLSVSELKELWEGALACQLEEQAHL, encoded by the coding sequence ATGACGGATAAGGAATATGAAATGGTGGTTGATATCCTGGGACGTCTCCCCAATTACACCGAAACGGGTCTTTTCGCTGTTATGTGGAGTGAACACTGTTCCTATAAGAATACTAAGCCTGTCCTTAGAAAGTTTCCTTCCCAAGGGCCTCAAGTCTTACAGGGACCAGGAGAAGGAGCCGGTATTATCGATATTGGTGATGGCCAGGCAGTGGTTTTTAAGGCAGAAAGCCATAACCACCCCTCAGCTGTAGAACCTTATGAAGGGGCTGCGACTGGTGTAGGCGGGATTATCCGTGACATCTTCTCCATGGGGGCGCGTCCTATTGCCTTACTGGATTCCTTGCGCTTCGGTCCACTTAGTCATCAACGGACCAAATATCTCTTCCATGAAATTATCAAGGGGATCGCTGGTTATGGGAACTGTATTGGAATCCCAACGGTTGGTGGGGAAATTGCCTTTGATGATTGCTACCAAGGGAATCCTCTGGTTAACGTCATGTGTGTTGGCCTCATGGACCAAAAGGATATCCAAAAAGGCCAAGCCGCCGGGGTTGGCAATACCATTATTTATGTGGGTGCTAAGACTGGTCGGGATGGCATTCATGGGGCGACCTTTGCCTCAGCAGAATTTAATGATGAAGAAGAAAGTCAACGTTCTGCTGTCCAAGTGGGAGATCCTTTTATGGAAAAACTCTTACTGGAAGCCTGCCTAGAGGTTATCCAAAACTGTCCAGATGAACTGGTGGGGATCCAAGACATGGGCGCTGCTGGCTTAGTGTCTTCATCCTCGGAAATGGCCTCCAAAGCTGGGACCGGATTAGTGCTAGACCTCGACCAAGTCCCTCAAAGAGAAAAGGGCATGACTCCTTATGAGATGATGCTATCCGAATCACAAGAACGCATGCTTCTCTGTGTCAAAGCCGGCCAAGAGGAAAAAATTAAGGCAATTTTTGACAAATACCAGCTTGAGGCGGTAGTGATTGGTCGGGTGACTGACGATAGGCGTTACCGGCTCTTCCATAAGGGCGAGTTAGTGGCGGATGTCCCCGTTAATGCCTTGGCTGAAGATGCCCCTGAATATGAACATGCCGTGATTAAACCAGACTATTACCAAGACCAAGCTCAAGACCAGTACCAAGCTCAAGAAGAAAATGCCAGTCGGATCTTACAAGGCTTACTCCAACAAGCGACCATTGCTTCAAAGACCAAAGTCTACCAAACCTATGATTCCATGGTGAGAACCTCAACGGTGCTTGGACCGGGTTCAGATGCAGCGGTTGTTCGCATTCGTGGTACCCAAAAAGCTTTGGCAATGACTACTGACTGTAATGCCCGTTATCTACGTTTAAACCCTGAACGTGGTGGTCAATTGGCTGTGGCTGAAGCGGCACGTAACATTGTTGCCAGTGGGGGACAACCCTTAGCCATTACTGATTGCTTAAACTTTGGTAATCCTGATGATCCTGATATTTTCTATGAAATTGCCACCGCAGCTCAAGGTATTTCTGAGGCCTGCCGTCTCTTGAATACCCCAGTTATCTCAGGCAATGTTTCCTTAAATAATGAAAGTAATGGTCAGGCGATTTATCCGACTCCTGTTATTGGCATGGTAGGCCTGATCAAGGATTTAAATCATGTCACCAGCCAAGACTTTAAGCATGTTGGCGACCTTATTTACCTGCTGGGAGAGATTCGCCCTGATTTTAATGGGTCTGAATTACAAGTGATGGAAACTGGCCAAGTTTCTGGTGCCTTACTGGACTTTGATTTAGATCAAGAAAAGGCTAACCAAGCAGCGGTTCTCGAAGCCATTCAAGCAGGTTATCTTGCTTCAGCCCATGATATTAGTGAAGGTGGTTTGGGTGTGGCACTTGCTGAATCCTGCTTCGGAAAAAATCTGGGAATCAAGGCTAAATGGGATAGAGAGGCTGTTGATTTATTTGCTGAAAGTCCTTCCTGCTTTGTCCTATCCGTCAAGCCTGAAAAGCAAGCTGACTTTGAAGCTTCCTGCCAGGCTAAGTTGACCTTATTAGGCCAGGTGACCGATGAGGATCAATTTTATTTTGAAGCCAAGGACCAAAGCATTGACCTAAGCGTGAGTGAATTGAAGGAGTTATGGGAAGGAGCCTTAGCGTGTCAGTTAGAAGAACAAGCCCATTTATAA